The Corynebacterium jeddahense genome has a window encoding:
- a CDS encoding MFS transporter, whose translation MSAPTQSQKFPVVPLTAMSFAAFVYVTFEMFAVGLISPMARDLNVSEGQIGLLMSVYAGLVAVVTIPLMHLTRNLNRRPLLIATLVFLLGGITLQASAHSYAVLVAGRVTAAFTHGVFWSLVNPMAARIAPAGQTGKAVAAVSFGSTLSMVVGSPLTTAMGSAIGWRASTWVLGVAVLGALVMLLITLPSLPAVQPAQSANATNTKSAIPSLIIYLVLAVMAIFCTFTYLALLVENTAGHNLVPIGVSLYGVAGLVGVTLSGRFVDSRMIRLNGLAAAILVVSSIAGLLALHYNSGVGMFLVIAVFGVAAGALPTVATTIFLFAGQRNQDLASSIYVVTFQVGIASGSALGAAAVDAGFLSGTLLCSVILGSLAFAVMALWSRARLR comes from the coding sequence ATATCCGCCCCGACCCAGTCGCAGAAGTTCCCGGTCGTCCCCCTCACCGCGATGAGTTTCGCGGCGTTCGTCTACGTCACCTTCGAGATGTTCGCCGTCGGTCTCATCTCCCCGATGGCGCGCGACCTCAACGTCTCCGAAGGCCAGATTGGCCTGCTCATGAGCGTGTACGCGGGCCTGGTCGCGGTGGTGACCATCCCGCTGATGCACCTCACCCGCAACCTCAACCGGCGGCCACTGCTCATCGCGACGCTGGTGTTTCTCCTCGGCGGCATCACGCTGCAGGCGAGCGCGCACAGCTACGCCGTGCTCGTCGCGGGCCGCGTCACGGCGGCGTTCACGCACGGCGTGTTCTGGTCGCTGGTCAATCCCATGGCCGCGCGCATCGCACCGGCGGGGCAGACCGGCAAGGCGGTGGCGGCGGTCTCGTTCGGATCGACGCTGTCGATGGTGGTCGGCTCGCCGCTCACCACGGCGATGGGCTCGGCGATCGGGTGGCGCGCGTCGACCTGGGTGCTCGGCGTGGCGGTACTTGGCGCGCTCGTCATGCTCCTGATCACGCTGCCGAGCCTGCCGGCCGTGCAGCCCGCGCAGAGCGCCAACGCCACGAACACGAAGTCGGCCATCCCGTCGCTCATCATCTACCTCGTGCTCGCCGTCATGGCTATCTTCTGCACGTTCACCTACCTCGCGCTGCTCGTCGAGAACACGGCGGGCCACAACCTCGTGCCCATCGGCGTCTCGCTCTACGGCGTCGCCGGGCTTGTGGGCGTCACGCTGTCCGGCCGGTTCGTCGATAGTCGCATGATCCGCCTCAACGGCCTCGCCGCGGCGATCCTCGTCGTCTCCTCCATCGCGGGCCTGCTCGCGCTGCACTACAACTCGGGCGTGGGCATGTTCCTCGTCATCGCCGTGTTCGGCGTCGCGGCGGGCGCGCTACCCACGGTGGCCACCACGATCTTCTTGTTCGCGGGCCAGCGCAACCAGGACCTCGCCAGCTCGATCTACGTGGTCACGTTCCAGGTCGGCATCGCGTCCGGCTCCGCGCTCGGCGCCGCCGCAGTGGACGCCGGGTTCCTCTCCGGCACACTGCTGTGCTCGGTGATCCTCGGCTCGCTCGCGTTCGCCGTCATGGCGCTCTGGTCGCGCGCACGCCTGCGGTAG
- a CDS encoding IS1096 element passenger TnpR family protein, which produces MTVSVLVIVEGTSPEISRCVNVEETMRLGELAQIVDAALGFTGAATHLFVGQEGSQREVYAESPGPGEHHEDELTVAEMRPMTYVYDPAANWNIHVEVLGPSHLEGPTPMLVDAAGPDVIEACSGPELMTTFRDQARLLAAGIEPDVETITLMFSYLPVMPPERMLDRLTQADPVAVATRIGNVAEEMFFDEVAAAGEENDGPGLAQHFDDFINSRPDLLEIIDMDPHPERNPAMINAVTEFFNDVLGGGGEVADLLDIVAGVLSLFVDGTPYADGALPAEDAQRIEEMLGGVAPAATVVDMLVAGGLLKKRGGTVSTTKAADAAVNMHPDALVRIEGNLRRAFEWLMGADRWRSIVEWLVGGQPIDPAVHEWLPWLEAFAIMREAEPNKVRVTDEGTFLLHLHLSHYHTR; this is translated from the coding sequence GTGACCGTCTCTGTGCTTGTGATCGTCGAGGGCACGTCGCCCGAGATTTCGCGCTGCGTCAACGTCGAGGAGACGATGCGCCTCGGCGAGCTCGCGCAGATCGTCGACGCCGCGCTCGGCTTCACCGGCGCCGCGACCCACCTGTTCGTGGGCCAGGAGGGCTCGCAGCGGGAGGTGTACGCCGAGTCCCCGGGCCCGGGCGAGCACCACGAGGACGAGCTCACCGTCGCCGAGATGCGCCCGATGACCTACGTCTACGACCCGGCGGCGAACTGGAACATCCACGTCGAGGTGCTCGGCCCCTCCCACCTCGAGGGCCCGACGCCGATGCTTGTCGACGCCGCAGGCCCCGACGTCATCGAGGCCTGCTCCGGGCCCGAGCTCATGACCACGTTCCGCGACCAGGCCCGCCTGCTCGCCGCCGGCATCGAGCCGGACGTGGAGACCATCACGCTCATGTTCAGCTACCTGCCCGTCATGCCGCCGGAGCGCATGCTCGACCGGCTCACGCAGGCGGACCCGGTGGCGGTGGCCACCCGCATCGGCAACGTCGCGGAGGAGATGTTCTTCGACGAGGTCGCCGCCGCGGGCGAGGAGAACGACGGGCCCGGCCTCGCCCAGCACTTCGACGACTTCATCAACTCCCGCCCGGACCTGCTCGAGATCATCGACATGGACCCGCACCCGGAGCGCAACCCGGCCATGATCAACGCGGTGACGGAGTTCTTCAACGACGTGCTCGGCGGTGGCGGCGAGGTAGCCGACCTGCTCGACATCGTGGCCGGCGTGCTGTCCCTGTTCGTCGACGGCACACCGTACGCGGACGGGGCGCTGCCCGCGGAGGACGCCCAGCGCATCGAGGAGATGCTCGGCGGCGTTGCCCCCGCCGCCACCGTCGTGGACATGCTCGTCGCCGGCGGGCTGCTGAAGAAGCGCGGCGGGACGGTGTCCACGACGAAGGCGGCGGACGCGGCGGTCAACATGCACCCCGACGCCCTCGTCCGCATCGAGGGCAACCTGCGCCGCGCCTTCGAATGGCTCATGGGCGCCGACCGCTGGCGCTCCATCGTGGAGTGGCTCGTCGGCGGCCAGCCGATCGACCCAGCGGTGCACGAGTGGCTGCCCTGGCTCGAGGCGTTCGCGATCATGCGCGAGGCGGAGCCGAACAAGGTCCGCGTTACCGACGAGGGCACGTTCCTGCTCCACCTCCACCTCTCGCACTACCACACGAGGTAG
- a CDS encoding DUF202 domain-containing protein, whose protein sequence is MIAVADPGLQAERTAMSWTRTGLAMLVCAATLLRWSEAYPGLIVAVSLALAATGLVIGLLNRRSYRVEADALANERSAPNTAAVFLLTAMMFGIGCVALYLVW, encoded by the coding sequence ATGATCGCCGTCGCCGACCCCGGCCTGCAGGCGGAGCGCACGGCCATGAGCTGGACGCGCACCGGACTCGCCATGCTCGTGTGCGCGGCGACGCTGCTGCGGTGGTCGGAGGCGTACCCGGGCCTCATCGTCGCGGTGTCGCTCGCGCTCGCGGCGACGGGGCTGGTCATCGGGCTGCTCAACCGGCGCTCCTACCGGGTCGAGGCGGACGCGCTGGCGAACGAGCGCAGCGCGCCGAACACCGCGGCGGTGTTCCTGCTCACCGCGATGATGTTCGGCATCGGGTGCGTGGCGCTCTACCTCGTGTGGTAG
- a CDS encoding YidH family protein produces MSERGWFTRRAFPDGKEPDPRFTLANERTFLAWTRTALAFLAGGIALEAFELPGAVELIVLAMAISGGAAVRWVRIERALRHDEPIPAPAIIPVLCVGVFVAAVVAGVGLLR; encoded by the coding sequence ATGAGCGAGCGCGGTTGGTTTACCAGGCGGGCCTTCCCCGACGGCAAGGAACCCGACCCGCGCTTCACGCTCGCCAACGAGCGCACGTTCCTCGCGTGGACGCGCACCGCGCTCGCCTTCCTCGCCGGCGGGATCGCGCTCGAGGCGTTCGAGCTGCCGGGCGCCGTCGAGCTCATCGTCCTCGCGATGGCGATCTCCGGCGGCGCGGCGGTGCGGTGGGTGCGCATCGAGCGGGCGCTGCGTCACGACGAGCCGATCCCCGCCCCCGCCATCATCCCCGTCCTCTGCGTCGGGGTGTTCGTCGCCGCGGTCGTGGCGGGCGTGGGGCTACTGCGATGA
- a CDS encoding VanZ family protein translates to MATASERSARTAAAVVTALVVLAFTLGKAFVSVPGLWEADAHQLRQIRLNPLETFEYARVWWGPWLNFFGNIALFLPVGAVLYGGSVRKAALWGAVCSLGIETAQFVWALGYSDADDVLCNTAGAWLGAVGADRASRRDRETALWAIFAGGLVVLTVYAALGWVA, encoded by the coding sequence GTGGCAACAGCGAGCGAGAGGTCGGCGCGAACCGCGGCGGCGGTGGTGACCGCGCTCGTCGTGCTCGCGTTCACCTTGGGCAAGGCGTTCGTGTCCGTGCCGGGGCTGTGGGAGGCGGACGCGCACCAGCTCCGCCAGATCCGCCTCAACCCGCTGGAAACGTTCGAGTACGCGCGCGTGTGGTGGGGGCCGTGGCTCAACTTCTTCGGCAACATCGCCCTGTTCCTGCCGGTGGGCGCGGTGCTCTACGGCGGCTCGGTGCGCAAGGCGGCGCTGTGGGGGGCGGTGTGCAGCCTGGGCATCGAGACGGCGCAGTTCGTGTGGGCGCTCGGTTACAGCGACGCCGATGACGTCCTCTGCAACACCGCCGGGGCGTGGTTGGGGGCGGTGGGGGCCGACAGGGCGTCGAGACGCGACCGCGAGACGGCGCTCTGGGCGATCTTCGCGGGCGGCCTGGTCGTCCTCACGGTGTACGCGGCGCTAGGGTGGGTCGCATGA
- a CDS encoding acryloyl-CoA reductase, protein MQRSLVVTGKGPEVVDTQGDFAGEGDTLIEVSHSSVNYKDAMALTGDRGVLRTLPLVPGIDAVGTLDDGTLVCVNGRGLGERRHGGYTPRLRIDAQDITRVPSRFTAFDAAAIGTAGYTAALSVAGLERAAFEVDGAVLDGPVLVTGATGGVGSIAVQLLAARGHEVWAVTGRVEEHGAWLRELGASEVLDRAEFEGKGKPLKKARLAGVVDTVGSTVLANALSQLRWGGVATACGMAAGNDLPASVLPFILRGVQLVGVNSVDTPNALRDEAWGVLDESLHTDAIRTEQVGLDGVVEAGRRLLVGEGSGRVVVTL, encoded by the coding sequence ATGCAGCGCAGCTTGGTGGTTACTGGGAAGGGGCCGGAGGTCGTCGATACGCAAGGCGACTTCGCGGGCGAGGGCGACACGCTCATCGAGGTGAGCCACTCGTCGGTGAACTACAAGGACGCGATGGCGCTCACCGGCGACCGCGGCGTCCTGCGCACCCTGCCGCTCGTGCCCGGCATCGACGCGGTGGGCACGCTCGACGACGGCACGCTCGTCTGCGTCAACGGGCGCGGCCTCGGCGAGCGGCGGCACGGGGGCTACACGCCGCGCCTGCGTATCGACGCTCAAGACATCACCCGCGTCCCCTCCCGCTTCACGGCCTTCGACGCCGCCGCGATCGGCACCGCCGGCTACACCGCGGCGCTGTCCGTGGCGGGGCTCGAGCGCGCGGCGTTTGAGGTTGACGGTGCGGTGCTGGACGGCCCGGTGCTGGTGACGGGCGCGACCGGCGGCGTCGGCTCCATCGCCGTGCAGCTGCTCGCCGCGCGCGGCCACGAGGTGTGGGCGGTGACCGGGCGCGTCGAGGAACACGGCGCCTGGCTGCGCGAGCTCGGGGCGAGCGAGGTACTCGACCGCGCCGAGTTCGAGGGCAAGGGCAAGCCGCTGAAGAAGGCGCGGCTCGCCGGCGTGGTGGACACGGTCGGCTCGACGGTGCTCGCGAACGCGCTGTCGCAGCTGCGCTGGGGCGGGGTGGCCACGGCCTGCGGCATGGCCGCCGGCAACGACCTGCCCGCGAGCGTGCTGCCCTTCATCCTGCGCGGGGTGCAGCTCGTGGGCGTGAACTCGGTGGACACGCCGAACGCGCTGCGGGACGAGGCGTGGGGCGTGCTCGACGAGTCCTTACACACCGACGCCATCCGCACCGAGCAGGTCGGATTGGATGGCGTGGTGGAGGCCGGGCGCCGGCTGTTGGTTGGCGAGGGCAGCGGGCGCGTCGTCGTGACGCTATAG
- a CDS encoding IS3 family transposase (programmed frameshift) translates to MPRYSEQFKRDAVALYENNEDLSLNAASTELGINRASLHSWVKKYGTGKRARIKAVHDKAQAANDSERIRQLEKENAKLREERDILRKAAKYFAGRDTLVIRFQFVYDHRTEYSVKRMCHVLKLNRSSFYKWVNTREKRRLKTCSDALIGAQIKTIFDDEHGLYGAKRIAASLKADTRFGPINHKKVARIMKSMGLKGFTKRRRCVTTRRKRGHRVMPDLVGRKFTANEPNRVYVGDITYLPCKGGKNMYLATVIDTYSRKLAGYALADHMRVSLIVDALAHAHGVRGSLDGAVFHSDHGSVYTSQTFRSYCSSLGVRQSMGAVGTSADNALAESFNATLKREVLRDRKVFDNPIACRQEVFRWCMRYNTRRRHSWCNLVAPDTFEALTSATLTKAA, encoded by the exons ATGCCTAGGTACTCCGAACAGTTCAAACGTGATGCTGTGGCCCTCTATGAAAACAATGAGGACCTCTCGCTGAACGCAGCATCAACAGAGCTCGGAATCAACCGTGCCTCGCTTCATTCTTGGGTCAAGAAGTACGGCACCGGAAAGCGTGCGCGCATTAAAGCTGTGCATGATAAAGCCCAAGCGGCGAATGATTCCGAACGGATCCGCCAGCTAGAAAAAGAAAACGCAAAACTGCGCGAAGAACGCGACATCCTGCGCAAGGCCGCGAAATATTTTGCCG GAAGAGACACGCTGGTGATCCGCTTCCAGTTTGTCTATGACCACCGAACCGAATACTCGGTCAAGCGGATGTGCCACGTGTTAAAGCTCAATCGCTCCTCGTTTTATAAATGGGTCAATACCCGCGAAAAACGCAGGTTAAAGACGTGTTCCGATGCTCTTATTGGCGCACAAATCAAGACCATCTTCGATGATGAGCACGGGCTTTACGGGGCAAAACGCATCGCTGCAAGCCTTAAAGCCGATACGCGCTTTGGCCCGATAAACCACAAGAAGGTTGCGCGCATCATGAAATCCATGGGACTTAAAGGCTTTACCAAGCGCCGCCGATGCGTCACTACCAGGCGCAAGCGTGGCCACCGCGTCATGCCGGACTTAGTAGGCCGCAAATTCACAGCCAACGAGCCAAACCGCGTTTATGTCGGCGACATTACCTACCTGCCCTGTAAGGGCGGCAAGAACATGTATTTGGCCACAGTTATTGACACTTACTCGCGGAAACTTGCAGGTTATGCGCTCGCAGACCACATGCGCGTCTCACTAATCGTCGATGCTCTAGCCCACGCCCACGGTGTGCGTGGCAGTCTTGACGGGGCTGTATTCCATTCCGATCACGGCAGTGTTTACACCTCACAAACCTTTAGAAGCTATTGCTCGTCGTTGGGTGTGCGCCAGTCCATGGGAGCGGTAGGAACGAGTGCGGATAACGCCCTAGCAGAATCATTTAACGCCACCTTAAAGCGTGAAGTCCTGCGTGATAGGAAAGTCTTTGACAATCCGATCGCCTGCCGCCAGGAAGTCTTCCGATGGTGCATGCGCTACAACACACGCCGGCGACACTCCTGGTGCAATCTTGTAGCCCCCGATACCTTCGAAGCACTCACATCAGCTACACTGACCAAAGCAGCATAG
- a CDS encoding siderophore-interacting protein produces MPRNSRGREIYPISYRELYVQNVEDISPCMRRITLSGEQLQEHKHDGISVPALLSNGFDDDVRLIFPDPETGERPHPIAQKDGNLLWPEAVKNLFRTYTVRHFDAANQRLAIDFARHGEGLAENWSQNARIGDAIFVAGPKSCAQLPTHTDWLFLAGDETALPAIGRCVESLPCGHPAIAVIEVPTSADIQSLDISDSVQVHWAVRERGEDFVEKTRALFEATSPSLLPDGEGYVWAAGEASRLKPLRRLFKASGITPEHQEITGYWRRTNPKHGKGNASSSSNSVLHNIHDLAELNSAFALRTAVRLGLFQEIDAGANTVPALAVAAELHEEALGRFVRYLAALQLVEISGDALTLTAMGMELADPDSNAVRWLSGPAHLEAMALMRLEHSLRTGESAPQGEKGLPWSEYVSRDPQLVAERFEQKNVSAGWTAPSAAKALQQYLDETARVLIIGQGGAVYADEILRRWEHAQSRIISDASSEAVLQEIAVTSRARCETNGEGSGFYPTEVDYVWATDVVFIDPWGVFGSEEVAHQLNRAISKDTFRRVYIFTEVIDTVGGDEHSYEEDMVRLSMFGTKIPTQEDINAAVADNGAFIASTTAVGWGKRLFVLEAEAKS; encoded by the coding sequence ATGCCCAGAAACAGTCGAGGTAGAGAAATTTATCCAATCTCTTACCGGGAATTATATGTGCAAAATGTCGAAGATATATCGCCATGCATGCGGCGCATTACGCTTAGCGGAGAGCAACTCCAGGAGCACAAACACGATGGTATTTCCGTTCCTGCATTATTAAGCAATGGTTTTGATGACGACGTTCGGCTGATCTTCCCGGATCCGGAAACTGGAGAAAGGCCGCACCCAATCGCCCAAAAAGATGGCAACCTACTGTGGCCAGAAGCTGTCAAAAATCTATTCCGGACATACACGGTCCGCCACTTTGACGCTGCTAACCAGCGGTTAGCAATAGATTTCGCGCGCCACGGTGAGGGCCTAGCAGAAAACTGGTCACAGAACGCTCGAATAGGTGACGCCATTTTTGTGGCAGGTCCGAAGTCTTGTGCACAGTTACCTACGCATACCGATTGGCTATTTTTGGCAGGAGATGAGACTGCGCTCCCGGCAATTGGCCGCTGCGTAGAATCACTCCCGTGCGGGCACCCTGCGATTGCGGTGATAGAGGTTCCTACGAGCGCTGATATTCAGAGCTTAGACATTTCCGATTCAGTACAGGTCCACTGGGCGGTACGCGAACGGGGTGAGGACTTCGTGGAAAAGACTAGGGCGCTTTTTGAAGCTACTTCTCCTTCATTATTGCCTGATGGCGAAGGATACGTATGGGCGGCAGGGGAAGCTTCTCGGCTAAAACCGCTGCGCCGTTTGTTTAAAGCTTCCGGAATTACCCCTGAGCATCAAGAAATCACGGGCTACTGGCGGCGTACTAACCCGAAACACGGCAAAGGAAACGCATCGAGCAGTAGTAATAGTGTTTTGCATAATATCCATGATTTAGCTGAGTTGAACTCGGCCTTTGCGCTTCGCACTGCAGTACGTTTAGGACTATTTCAAGAAATCGATGCGGGTGCCAACACAGTCCCTGCCCTTGCTGTTGCGGCAGAACTTCACGAGGAGGCTTTGGGAAGATTTGTCCGTTACTTGGCCGCTCTTCAACTCGTCGAAATCAGCGGGGACGCCCTCACGTTGACTGCAATGGGAATGGAACTGGCGGACCCAGATTCAAATGCGGTGCGCTGGTTAAGCGGGCCTGCACATCTTGAGGCGATGGCGCTGATGCGACTTGAGCACAGTCTTCGTACCGGTGAGTCAGCACCTCAAGGGGAAAAGGGATTGCCGTGGTCAGAGTATGTTAGCCGTGACCCACAACTCGTGGCCGAACGCTTTGAGCAAAAGAATGTGAGCGCTGGGTGGACTGCTCCTTCGGCAGCTAAGGCACTACAGCAGTATTTAGATGAAACCGCTCGCGTTCTCATCATTGGCCAGGGAGGCGCGGTATATGCAGATGAAATACTCCGACGATGGGAGCATGCCCAGAGCCGTATTATCAGTGATGCTTCCTCGGAAGCGGTGCTACAGGAAATCGCAGTAACCTCTCGTGCACGATGCGAGACGAATGGCGAGGGAAGCGGTTTTTATCCCACTGAAGTGGACTATGTGTGGGCAACTGATGTAGTTTTCATCGATCCCTGGGGTGTCTTTGGTAGCGAGGAAGTAGCTCACCAATTAAACCGTGCAATAAGTAAGGATACGTTCCGGCGGGTTTATATCTTTACCGAGGTTATCGATACGGTAGGCGGAGATGAGCATTCCTATGAAGAGGACATGGTGAGGCTTTCCATGTTCGGCACCAAGATACCGACTCAGGAAGACATCAACGCTGCTGTCGCTGACAACGGCGCTTTTATTGCCTCCACCACGGCTGTTGGCTGGGGCAAACGCCTTTTCGTTCTTGAGGCAGAGGCGAAATCCTAA
- a CDS encoding ABC transporter substrate-binding protein yields the protein MSVKRGARSFIAAAICAGLVLSGCASNDSTDEAATTSEVAEGVTIEHARGTDTYPVNPQNVVAVGTAVDNLLELGIKPAAVVQNRIDKNSPWREAKLDGVKVIDQTDFKTLPQEQIAAIEPDFIVGDYWTISEAHYKELSAIAPTLGGISDKGEGIGWESQLEALGKIFNKESEAKKAIEEDQKRFSDAKEKLPNLSGKTGVVSQFAQGSFGAVADPEDPGASFIYDLGMKFPDKLTDGSVPANNGRVTLSPENVSYLAADFMVIYNLDSSIEEVENIPGYKDLPQVKADATLAGDSAVVAGLNNPTSLSRAWVLDKTMPTLEKVGK from the coding sequence ATGTCAGTAAAAAGAGGTGCGCGGTCATTCATTGCTGCCGCTATCTGTGCCGGATTAGTTCTGTCGGGCTGCGCGTCGAACGATTCAACCGATGAAGCGGCAACAACCTCCGAGGTTGCAGAAGGCGTGACCATTGAGCACGCACGGGGAACGGACACGTATCCGGTCAACCCGCAAAACGTGGTTGCCGTAGGAACGGCCGTTGATAACCTGCTGGAACTTGGAATTAAACCAGCTGCCGTTGTGCAGAATAGAATAGACAAGAACTCGCCTTGGCGCGAGGCCAAGCTCGATGGCGTCAAAGTGATCGATCAGACAGACTTCAAGACTCTGCCCCAGGAACAAATCGCGGCAATCGAACCCGACTTCATCGTTGGCGACTACTGGACAATTTCCGAGGCTCATTACAAGGAATTGTCTGCAATCGCACCGACTCTCGGCGGAATCTCCGATAAGGGTGAGGGAATTGGCTGGGAATCTCAGCTAGAAGCTTTGGGCAAGATCTTCAATAAGGAATCCGAAGCGAAGAAAGCCATTGAAGAGGATCAGAAGCGTTTCTCCGACGCAAAGGAAAAATTGCCTAACCTCTCCGGTAAAACCGGCGTTGTTTCCCAGTTCGCCCAAGGCTCCTTTGGCGCCGTTGCTGACCCTGAGGATCCGGGTGCTTCCTTCATCTACGATCTGGGCATGAAGTTCCCGGACAAGCTGACGGACGGATCCGTCCCAGCTAATAATGGCCGCGTCACGCTTTCCCCGGAAAATGTTTCCTACCTAGCCGCTGATTTCATGGTTATTTATAACCTCGACAGCTCAATCGAAGAGGTTGAAAATATTCCGGGATACAAAGATTTGCCACAGGTGAAAGCCGATGCGACTCTCGCTGGTGATTCAGCCGTCGTCGCCGGACTTAACAACCCGACGAGCTTGAGTCGAGCTTGGGTATTGGATAAGACGATGCCGACGCTGGAAAAGGTTGGAAAGTAG
- a CDS encoding FecCD family ABC transporter permease, with product MSVRTTRLLGLGVLFLLVLGGTICSLLYGARSIPAEDVWAALRDLPGASGSQDEVPTNQRVVAELRLPRTLLAIMVGAALGVAGALIQGHTRNPLADPGILGVSSGAALSVVVSFALFGITAPWATAVVAFLGAIAATALVFGLASAGKAAVDPLTLVLGGAALSAVLSAITSAFVLTNDNNLDRMRFWTVGSLAGRDMNTALGILPFIVLGLILAFATGPQLNILNLGDDVAAGLGINTAAARLGGMGIIALLAGAATAAAGPLGFIGLVVPHIVRALTGPDYKCILPYSALAGAALLLCADVVGRLIARPGELQVGIVLAFVGAPFFLALISRKKVMTL from the coding sequence ATGAGTGTGCGCACTACCCGCCTACTGGGCCTAGGGGTACTGTTCCTACTGGTCCTCGGCGGCACGATCTGCAGTTTGCTGTACGGTGCCCGTTCCATTCCTGCGGAGGATGTGTGGGCCGCGCTGCGGGATCTCCCAGGGGCGAGCGGCTCCCAAGACGAAGTTCCAACCAATCAACGCGTAGTAGCCGAGCTGCGGCTACCGCGCACCCTGCTGGCCATTATGGTGGGGGCGGCACTGGGAGTGGCCGGTGCTCTCATTCAGGGCCATACCCGCAATCCCCTGGCAGATCCGGGAATCCTAGGTGTCAGCTCCGGCGCGGCCCTGAGCGTTGTGGTCAGCTTCGCTCTGTTTGGCATCACCGCCCCGTGGGCCACCGCAGTAGTAGCCTTCCTCGGCGCGATCGCAGCCACTGCACTAGTCTTCGGCCTAGCCTCCGCAGGCAAAGCAGCAGTGGACCCTTTGACCTTAGTACTGGGCGGAGCCGCACTGTCGGCGGTATTAAGCGCCATTACCAGCGCATTCGTTCTCACCAATGACAATAACCTGGATCGAATGCGCTTTTGGACCGTCGGTTCCCTTGCCGGTCGGGATATGAACACTGCACTAGGCATCCTGCCGTTTATAGTGCTGGGACTGATCCTGGCGTTTGCCACCGGCCCACAGTTGAACATCTTGAACTTAGGCGACGACGTGGCCGCAGGACTCGGCATCAACACCGCGGCCGCAAGACTTGGCGGCATGGGCATCATCGCACTGCTGGCCGGGGCGGCCACGGCTGCAGCGGGCCCGCTGGGCTTCATTGGTCTGGTAGTGCCCCACATTGTCCGGGCTCTCACAGGCCCAGATTACAAGTGTATTTTGCCTTACTCTGCACTGGCCGGCGCGGCACTGTTGCTGTGTGCGGACGTAGTGGGCCGCCTCATCGCCCGCCCCGGGGAGCTCCAAGTGGGCATCGTATTGGCCTTCGTTGGCGCGCCGTTCTTCCTCGCCTTAATCTCTCGGAAAAAGGTGATGACGCTGTGA
- a CDS encoding FecCD family ABC transporter permease, with protein sequence MPGRVPFRAGPISFLWRPRVVLVCLIATALIVFLGALSIGLGDYPISVLRVLQVIFHGEGSRVEKLVVLEWRMPRVATAIAVGCALGLSGALTQTVTRNALASPDILGITTGASAMAVTVIVLGGGGSGFAGWLAGIGIPLAAFLGAILSTTVIWALAWRRHADSYRLVLVGIIITALLSSYINFLMVRAKLRDASQAQFWLTGSLAKSEWNTTIPMVALVIVCAPLLAWISHQTLATTLGPDLARALGQRVNGVQVAMLALAVALAAVAVSAAGPIGFIAFVAPQVALRMCGVPSPPLAASALTGAVLLLGADIVTQTILPVELPVGIVTSALGGIFLIYLLVQRTRSTDA encoded by the coding sequence ATGCCGGGCAGGGTGCCATTCCGAGCTGGGCCAATCTCCTTTCTCTGGCGCCCGCGGGTGGTGCTGGTGTGTCTTATCGCCACAGCGCTCATTGTCTTTTTAGGAGCACTCTCCATCGGACTGGGCGACTACCCTATTTCCGTCCTCCGAGTACTACAGGTGATCTTTCATGGGGAAGGATCCCGCGTGGAAAAACTCGTGGTCCTCGAGTGGCGCATGCCTCGAGTAGCCACAGCCATCGCGGTCGGCTGCGCACTGGGACTTTCTGGAGCGCTAACCCAGACGGTCACCCGGAACGCGTTGGCCAGCCCCGATATCCTCGGCATCACCACGGGCGCCTCTGCCATGGCCGTAACGGTCATCGTGCTCGGCGGTGGCGGCAGTGGCTTCGCCGGCTGGCTCGCTGGAATTGGGATTCCCTTGGCCGCGTTTCTGGGCGCGATACTGAGCACCACGGTTATCTGGGCGTTGGCTTGGCGGCGCCACGCGGATTCCTACCGCCTCGTACTCGTGGGCATCATCATTACCGCGCTGCTAAGTTCCTACATCAATTTCCTCATGGTCCGCGCGAAACTGCGGGATGCCAGCCAGGCACAGTTCTGGCTCACCGGGTCCCTGGCCAAGTCGGAGTGGAATACCACCATCCCCATGGTCGCCCTTGTGATTGTATGCGCCCCGTTGCTGGCTTGGATCTCCCACCAAACGCTGGCCACCACTCTGGGACCCGATCTAGCCCGAGCGCTGGGCCAGCGAGTCAACGGCGTGCAGGTGGCAATGCTGGCGTTGGCCGTAGCGCTAGCTGCGGTAGCTGTTTCCGCTGCCGGCCCCATCGGATTCATCGCCTTTGTAGCGCCTCAAGTAGCCCTTCGGATGTGCGGCGTACCCAGTCCCCCGCTTGCGGCGTCGGCTCTTACCGGCGCAGTACTGTTACTAGGTGCGGACATCGTGACCCAAACTATTCTGCCGGTGGAACTTCCGGTGGGTATTGTAACCTCCGCGCTGGGCGGTATCTTCCTCATTTACCTACTCGTTCAACGCACTAGGAGCACAGACGCATGA